A genomic segment from Spinacia oleracea cultivar Varoflay chromosome 3, BTI_SOV_V1, whole genome shotgun sequence encodes:
- the LOC130469040 gene encoding uncharacterized protein, producing the protein MLRPTGILASRRAVLRRGMPAGELVMLDHIYPDFVRLGILLPPVVEVRVILGFHARVFLLFCCVLTCCLSVLRPGPTDLGGWVPPDCMIHYTTAGGSRIMEEVLVIPDEEGSHPLVPADVPMVPARVVNQVVRVVNQLKVALSSARAALSCSNPNSTQTVVSQAHMQETVRTPRRDRHSFEGDRGASESNARPRFSDAGLGQRAVPPPTGPRRSYTGPFGVPQSQMG; encoded by the exons ATGTTGCGCCCTACAGGCATCCTTGCTAGTCGTCGGGCGGTACTGCGACGGGGTATGCCTGCGGGCGAGCTGGTGATGCTTGACCACATCTATCCTGACTTTGTGCGGCTCGGGATCTTGCTTCCTCCGGTCGTCGAGGTACGTGTAATCCTTGGATTTCATGCACGCGTTTTTTTACTCTTTTGTTGTGTTCTGACTTGTTGTTTGTCTGTGTTGCGGCCTGGGCCTACTGATCTCGGCGGTTGGGTGCCGCCTGATTGCATGATCCATTATACCACAGCGGGCGGGTCTAGGATCATGGAGGAGGTGCTTGTGATCCCTGATGAGGAGGGATCTCACCCGTTGGTCCCTGCGGACGTTCCTATG GTGCCTGCTAGGGTGGTCAACCAGGTAGTGCGCGTAGTTAACCAGCTAAAGGTCGCGTTGTCCTCGGCTCGGGCGGCTCTTTCCTGCAGCAACCCGAACTCGACTCAG ACTGTCGTCTCGCAGGCCCATATGCAGGAGACGGTGCGAACTCCTCGGAGGGATCGACATTCTTTTGAGGGCGATCGTGGCGCTTCCGAATCGAATGCTAGACCGCGCTTTTCAGATGCTGGTCTGGGTCAGAGAGCTGTGCCGCCACCAACTGGGCCTAGGAGGAGTTACACTGGGCCATTTGGGGTGCCACAGTCTCAGATGGGTTGA